The Azospirillum lipoferum 4B genomic sequence GTGTGGTCGGCCTATCCGACGGTGTCGGCGGGCGGCGTGGTCCGCCATTCGGCAGACTGGATGCCGATGCTGGGGCTGGACTTCTCCTTGCGCATGGACGGCTTCGCCTGGCTGTTCGCCGGGCTGGTGTTCTGCGTCGGTGCGCTGGTGGTGGTCTATGCCCGCTATTACATGGCGGCCGAGGATCCGGTGCCGCGCTTCTTCGCCTTCCTTCTCGCCTTCATGGGGTCGATGACGGGGGTGGTGCTGTCGGGCAACCTGATCCAGCTCGCCTTCTTCTGGGAGCTGACCAGCCTCTTCTCCTTCCTGCTGATCGGCTATTGGCACCACACCGCCGCCGCGCGCGACGGCGCGCGCATGGCGCTGACCGTCACGGCGACCGGCGGCCTCTGCCTGTTCGCGGGCGTGCTGATCCTCGGCCACATCGTCGGCAGCTACGATCTGGACGCCGTGCTGGCGGCGGGCGACCGCATCCGCGCGCATCCGCTCTATCTGCCGGCGCTGGTGCTGATCCTGCTCGGTGCCCTGACCAAGAGCGCGCAGTTCCCCTTCCATTTCTGGCTGCCGCACGCCATGGCGGCGCCGACCCCGGTGTCGGCCTATCTGCATTCGGCGACGCTGGTGAAGGCCGGCGTCTTCCTGATGGCGCGGCTGTGGCCGGTGCTGGCGGGGACGGAGGCGTGGTTCTGGATCGTCGGCACGGCGGGGCTCGCCACCCTGCTGCTCGGCGCCTACATCGCCATCTTCCAGCATGACCTGAAGGGGCTGCTCGCCTATTCGACCATTAGCCATCTCGGCCTGATCACCCTGCTGCTGGGGCTGAACAGCGAGCTGGCGATGGTGGCGGCGATCTTCCACGTCATCAACCACGCGACCTTCAAGGCCTCGCTGTTCATGGCCGCCGGCATCATCGACCACGAGACGGGGACGCGCGACATCCGGCGCCTGTCCGGCCTGAACCGCTTCATGCCCTTCACCGCCCGCCTCGCCCTGATCGCCGCGGGCGCCATGGCGGGCGTGCCGCTGCTGAACGGTTTCCTGTCCAAGGAGATGTTCTTCGCCGAGGCGCTGTCGGCCAAGGAGCCGCTGCCGATCTTCTTCGACGTGCTGCCGGTCGCCGCGATGGTGGCGAGCGCCTTCAGCGTCGCCTATTCGCTGCGCTTCATCCATGGCGCCTTCTTCGGGCCGGATCCGGTGGATTTGCCGAAGAAGCCGCACGAGCCGCCGGCCTGGATGCGCTTCCCGGTGGAAATCCTGGTGCTGGCCTGCATCGTCATCGGCATCCTGCCGGCCGCCACCGTGGGACCCTACCTCGACATGGCCGCCCGCGCGGCGCTGGGGGCGGCGACGCCCGAATACAGCCTCGCGGTCTGGCACGGCTTCAACCGCCCGCTGCTGATGAGCATGATCGCCTTCGCCGCCGGGCTCGGCCTCTACCGTCTGCTCCAAGGTCATCTCGCCAAGGGGATCGAGGGGCCGCCGCTGATCCGCGCGTTCGAAGGCCGGCGCATGTTCGAACGGACGATGGTGTTCCTGTCCTGGCGCCTCGCCCGCACGGCCGAGGGGCTGGTCGGCACCCGCCGCTTGCAGCCGCAGCTGAGGCTGGTGGTGTGCGCGGCGGTGCTGGCCGCCGGCGCGGCGGTCTGGCTGCGCGGTCTGGCTCCGGGCAACCTGCTGCCGGCGGGCATCGACCCGGTGCTGGCGCTGATCTGGGGGCTGGGCGCCGCCTTCGCGCTGGGGGCCGCCTGGCAGGCGAAGTTCCACCGGCTGGCGGCGCTGATCCTGCTGGGCGGCGCCGGGCTGGTCGTCTGCGTCACCTTCGTCTGGTTCTCCGCCCCCGACCTCGCGCTCACCCAGCTGCTGGTGGAGGTCGTCACCACCATCCTGCTGCTGCTGGGGCTGCGCTGGCTGCCCAAGCGGCTGGACGTTCCCGGCACCCGCGGGTCGGAGGCGGTCACCCTG encodes the following:
- a CDS encoding monovalent cation/H+ antiporter subunit A; this translates as MPDALLLLIAVGFPFAGALVAGMLPTHARNAAAWLAGGVALVGLAMVWSAYPTVSAGGVVRHSADWMPMLGLDFSLRMDGFAWLFAGLVFCVGALVVVYARYYMAAEDPVPRFFAFLLAFMGSMTGVVLSGNLIQLAFFWELTSLFSFLLIGYWHHTAAARDGARMALTVTATGGLCLFAGVLILGHIVGSYDLDAVLAAGDRIRAHPLYLPALVLILLGALTKSAQFPFHFWLPHAMAAPTPVSAYLHSATLVKAGVFLMARLWPVLAGTEAWFWIVGTAGLATLLLGAYIAIFQHDLKGLLAYSTISHLGLITLLLGLNSELAMVAAIFHVINHATFKASLFMAAGIIDHETGTRDIRRLSGLNRFMPFTARLALIAAGAMAGVPLLNGFLSKEMFFAEALSAKEPLPIFFDVLPVAAMVASAFSVAYSLRFIHGAFFGPDPVDLPKKPHEPPAWMRFPVEILVLACIVIGILPAATVGPYLDMAARAALGAATPEYSLAVWHGFNRPLLMSMIAFAAGLGLYRLLQGHLAKGIEGPPLIRAFEGRRMFERTMVFLSWRLARTAEGLVGTRRLQPQLRLVVCAAVLAAGAAVWLRGLAPGNLLPAGIDPVLALIWGLGAAFALGAAWQAKFHRLAALILLGGAGLVVCVTFVWFSAPDLALTQLLVEVVTTILLLLGLRWLPKRLDVPGTRGSEAVTLGRRLRDLGIAIAAGAGMAGLSFGVMTRLPPELLAQHFLELAYSEGGGTNVVNVILVDFRGFDTMGEITVLGAVALTAYALLRRFRPAPDSVDVPEQQRDQSAFDASRPDRKDGDTAAEWLFIPSLIARLLFPVILLVALFLLLRGHDLPGGGFAAGLTVAIAMILQYMFGGTQWVEARLRILPMRWMGIGILLAGGTGLGAWIFGRAFLTSYFAYAELPVLGKIPVASALLFDIGVFALVVGATILILIALARQSLRGHRAAAPRPAEMPAIPDRVPSAVGDD